TCCGAAAATTCTTTTCCGTTTTTATCTTTACCTATCAGCAAATAATTACCTTTTGGTAAATTCTCTACGAAGATTTTTTCTGTTTTTTCTTTTTTATTCAAAACTTTTCTTCCACTTATATCTAAAAGGCTAACTTCAGAGAGTTCTGTTGAAAAGTGGAGGATGGATGTAACAGGATTTGGATAGACTGTTATGCTTTTGTTTTTGGCAATAGTTTCGCCTGTAGATAAAGCAGCTGTTATCTTACTTATTGTACTTACACCATAATTACAGATGTAAACGTCTCCGGTAGTTTCATTTTTAACTATGCCCTGCGGATAAGTAGCACCACCTGCCAAAGTAGCCCAAACCTGGGTTACGACACCTGCCGGTGATATTTTACTTACAGTGCTATTGTTGTTGCCTGTATAAAGATTACCGGATGCGTCTATGCTGAGGCAAAGAGGTCCTGGGTTGTTGGTTAATGTGGCCCAAGCATGAGTAACAATACCTGCTGGAGTTATTTTACTTATCGTACTGTTGCCTAAATTAGCTATATAGAAATTACCAGATGTATCTATTACAATACTTTGTGGGTTTGCATTGCTTGCTAAAGTGGCCCATGTCTGTGTTACTGTACCAGAAGGTGTGATTTTACTGATAGTATTATTTTGATTGACGGTATAAACATTCCCTGAATTGTCTACAATAATATCTTTGGGATAAGCTTCATTTGCTAAGTATGCCCAATCTTGTGTAATTGCTGTACCAGTAGCCAGAATTTTACTTACCGTCTTGTTGGTGTTAGCCGTATAAATATTGTTTGAGGCATCTAAGGCTATTGCTATAGGAGCGTTACCGGATAGAGTAGCCCAGGCTTGAGTAACGCTACCTGCCGGAGTTATTTTACTTACAGTATCATTTCCGAAATTGGCCGTATAAACATTTCCTGATGCATCGATAACTATATCGCGAGGTAAAGCATTACTTCCTAAAGTAGCCCAAGCCTGTGTTATTGTAGCATTCGGAGCTATTTTACTTATAGTGTTGCTGCCATAATTAGCTGTATAAAGATTACCAGAGGTATCTATGGTCATTTCTATGGGGTTATAGAAATTGGTCAAAACAGCCCAGTCTTGTATCACTGTTATTTGTGCAAATGTAATTGTTCCAAAGATTGATGTTAATAAAAAAGTAAAGATTTTTTTCATATTATATTTTAAAGTGTTGATGTTAATTTTTGACTTTCAGTATAGAATTTCAAAATGAAATTTTGCAATGTTATAAAATAGGTGTTTCCACGAACTTACTGCTGGAAAAATTTATGGGATGATTGGCATGCTCTCGGCTACTTGGAAAGCAGGTTGCAAGTGCTATAATATTATATCATGACTAGGTACGATGTTAAAGTTAACAAATTTTTTAATATAATGTTGATAAGCCTTTAAAATTGCAGACAAAACACAAAAAGCCTCTACTGTTAATGAGAGGCTTTAAGATTTAAAATACAGAGTTTTTGATTTCTAGGGATTCAAAAAATCAAATTTCAAGTTTCTTTTCTATTTCGTTCGGGTGATTCAAACAATACTGCAACTGATTTTTATCTAACTGTTTCTCCCAGTTCGCAACAACTACGGTTGCCACGGAATTTCCGATAACATTTGTTAAGGCACGACATTCACTCATAAATTTGTCAATTCCTAGAATCAAGGTCATTCCTGCAATCGGAATTTCAGGAACTACGGCTAATGTCGCAGCCAACGTTACAAAACCGGCTCCGGTTACTCCTGCTGCTCCTTTAGAACTTAGCATAGCCACCAAAAGCAGCATGATTTGTTTTTCGATAGGAAGATGAATATTTAAAGCCTGGGCAATAAATAAAGAAGCTAATGTCATATAAATATTGGTTCCGTCGAGATTAAAGGAATATCCGGTAGGAACTACCAGTCCCACGATAGCTCTTGAACAGCCTGCTTTTTCCAGTTTTTCCATAATTCCCGGAAGGGCAGATTCGGAAGAACTTGTTCCCAATACCAAGAGAAGCTCTTCTTTTAAATAATACATCAGCTTAAAAATATTGAAGCCATTATACCACGCAACGGAACCTAAAACCAATACAACAAAAAGAATGGAGGTGATATAAAAGGTGCCTACTAAAAATATTAAATTCAATACGGAATGGAGCCCGTATTTTCCAATAGTAAAAGCCATTGCTCCAAAAGCTCCTATGGGTGCCAGTTTCATGAGCATATGAACAATTTTGAAAACCGGAGTGGAAAGATCTTGTAAAAAATCAGTTACTTTCTGGCTCTTTTCTTTTGTCAGAACCAGGGCAACTCCCATTAAAATAGCAACCAGAAGTACTTGTAAAATGTTATCTCCTACCAAAGGACTGAATAATGTTTCAGGGATAATATTCATGATAAATCCTGTCAATGTAGTTTCATGAGCTTTCTGCTGATATTGTGAAACATCACCTGAAAGGGTAGAAGGGTCAATGTTTAAACCATGGCCAGGCTGTAAAATATTTCCTACAATGAGTCCAATAATTAATGCCAATGTTGAAAAAGTAACAAAATAAATCATAGCCTTTACAGCAATTCTCCCCACTTTTTTCAGATCAGTCATATGAGCGATTCCCAGAGTAAGGGTAATGAAAATTACCGGAGCAATAATCATTTTTACCAGTTTGATAAAGCCATCTCCTAAAGGCTTCATTTTTTCGCCCAATTCCGGATAAAATTTCCCTAAAAGAATTCCTGCGACAATTGCTATAATAACTTGAAAATAAAGCTGCTGATAGATTTGTTTTGCTTTCAAAGGAGCTGTTTTTGTATTTTGAAGGGCGAAAATTAAGAATTTTTATTTGTAAATATGACAAAAGTCATGAAAAGTTTCGGCGGGGCTTCAGCCCCGCCGAAAGTATTAAGTTCTAAAGAATAAGACTTTATTTAATCTTAAAAAGTATTATATTTCCAGCTTTCTAATCATCAGATTCTTCCTATAGCAGTAAAATTCATAGGTTGGTTGCTGGCCAAATGAGAAAACTTTTTCGATATGTATTGCGTCATACTGGTTTTTCAGACTGTTGTATTTTTCTTTGAGAATGTTGGGCAGCTCATCAGATTGTATCGGTCGCTCCACTTCAAAACCATCATCAAAGGCAAATTCTATAATAAAATCGGTATTTCTCCAGGAAATGACAGATTCTGATTCAGACGTTTTATGGCTGCTAGATAAAGAAATTTTATCCTGTTGAATTATTTTATCAGAGGTTCCTATGAATAAGAGAATACCCGAGAATACCATGGCTCCGTATCCTATTTTTTTAAACAAAAATTCACTTAAATAGGGCAGAATATATTTTACGGTATAAGATGATAGAATGGTTGCCGCGGCTATTGTCATTCCCAGCCATAAGGCGGTTGATGAATATAGACCAAGAGAAATATAAATAATCAGTTTAATTAAATGGAGAAAAACCTCATTTGCTGCTCTTGTCGCAACAATTTCTTCTTTTTTAAGCCCGAATCTCAAATAAAAACGATTGAATAACAAACCGATTGCACCTGTAATACCCGAGATAAACCCCGCAAAAAAACCTATAGCAGCTAATAAGAACTTAGAATATGGTTTTTGATTTTCCTGTTTTATTTTATTTGTTTTAAATAATTCCGGCAGATTGGCAATAAGGAAAAAAGCAACAATTAATTGAAGGTAATTGGGATTAATATATTTAATAAGATATGCTCCTAATAAAACAGCCGGAATTGAAAAAGGCACAAACCAAAAGAAAATTTGCCACTTGATATGTTTTTTAAAAACAGAAATTCTTGATACAGAACTTGTGAAGCTACCTATGGTTAATGAGAAAGGAACGACTGAACTTGGTAAAAGTAAATTGAGAATAGGAATTAAAATCAGGCTCGCTCCACCACCACAGATTGCGCTTATCCAAAAAGCTATTATTGTTCCTAAAAACAGAAGAATGATATTTAAAGCCATGTCAAAAAAATTAAAAATTCTTTACAAATCCAATTCCTGCATTTCCTTTCTGATAATAAGGCATAATCATCGTCTGGCTTTTTTCCTTTTTTCCGCCTAAAAGATTATTGATTTTCGGATACAGCCAATAAGCCAATTCGGTAGATAAAATACCGAAACCAGCGCCTCCAACAACGTCTCCAAGCCAGTGCTTGTTATTCAGCATTCTGTATATTCCAGTAAAAACGGCAAGAGAATATCCGGAAATTCCCAATAGAAAATTGGTGTCTTTGTATTCTCTGAACATGAACTGAGCAGAAGCAAAAGCCATGGCAGTATGACCGGATGGAAAAGATAAATTATTGGAAAAATCGGGTCTTTCTTCTTTTACAGTATGCTTAAGAGGAAGAATGAACGCAGTGGTAATCATTAACGAGGTACCATAAATAATAGTTCTGTCTTTAAAGTTATGCTTTCCTTTTACTCCTAAGGCATTTAAGCCATAAACCAAAACTCCCGGAGCATATTGGGTATAATTATCAAGTCTTATATGGTCGGGTTTATGTTCGCTGATCTCATATTGGGTAGAAAAATTAAGCTTTTTCAAATCTTTTATACTCAAACTTGCTATCCCGTAAGAGATTAAAGCTGTAGGTATAATTAGTTTTTTATAGTTTAACTGATGGGTGGTATCTTCTGAATTAAATTTTGATATGACAGTATCTTGAGTACTCTTGATTTCCAAGCTGTCTTGTGCATAAACGTTCTGAAAGCATATAAGAACGATGAGTATACCTGATAATAAACCTTTCATTGGATGTATGTCTTTAAGATGAATTATTAGCACAAAATTGCAACCCAATTTGGAAGAAACTTTGAATTTTAGAACTTTACAGAAAAAATATGATGATTATTTTCAAATTTATAGCCGATTTCCCACTTGTGAAACCTGCAAATTTCGCTGATGATAGCCAATCCTAAACCACTTCCGTTATAATGAGAAGAAGATTTTGAAAATCTTTTAAATAATGATTCTGTATTGAGTTTTTCAGTTCCCGAATTCGAAATTTCAAAAAAGGATTCAGTTAAAACTACAGAAACTGACCCATTCTGGAGAGTATGACGGATGGCATTAATCAGTAAATTATTAATGAGAATTTCACACAATACGCTATTTCCAAGGACTTTAATTTGGGGATGAACGGATGAGTATACTGAAAGATTCTTTTGATCAAAATGTTCTTCAAATATTTCCAGACTCTGTTTTACCAAAACATCAAATTCAATCTTCTCTGAATTGTTAAATTGATTGTTGCCTATTTTGGCAAGAAGCAACAGATTTTTATTGATTCTTGAACTTCGTGTTAACGCTTTATTGATATCTTCTGCAATCAGATATTGTTCTTCCGTTAAGTTTTCATTTTGAAGCAGAATATCTATTTTATGCTTGATGATCGTTAAAGGTGTCTGCAGTTCATGGGAAGCATTTTCTGTAAACTCTTTTTGAGCCTGGTATACAGAAACATTATGTTCAATCAGTCTATTCAGTGACTCATGAAGCTCTTCAAATTCTATGGTGTCTGTTTTTTCAAACTCAATTTGATTTTGATTATTTAAATTGAATTTTTTGAGTTTTTCTAAAGTATTTCTGAATGGTTTCCAGATAATGAAAGACAATCTTCGGTTTAAAAATAATAAACCGGA
Above is a genomic segment from Chryseobacterium geocarposphaerae containing:
- a CDS encoding sulfite exporter TauE/SafE family protein, which encodes MALNIILLFLGTIIAFWISAICGGGASLILIPILNLLLPSSVVPFSLTIGSFTSSVSRISVFKKHIKWQIFFWFVPFSIPAVLLGAYLIKYINPNYLQLIVAFFLIANLPELFKTNKIKQENQKPYSKFLLAAIGFFAGFISGITGAIGLLFNRFYLRFGLKKEEIVATRAANEVFLHLIKLIIYISLGLYSSTALWLGMTIAAATILSSYTVKYILPYLSEFLFKKIGYGAMVFSGILLFIGTSDKIIQQDKISLSSSHKTSESESVISWRNTDFIIEFAFDDGFEVERPIQSDELPNILKEKYNSLKNQYDAIHIEKVFSFGQQPTYEFYCYRKNLMIRKLEI
- a CDS encoding phosphatase PAP2 family protein; the protein is MKGLLSGILIVLICFQNVYAQDSLEIKSTQDTVISKFNSEDTTHQLNYKKLIIPTALISYGIASLSIKDLKKLNFSTQYEISEHKPDHIRLDNYTQYAPGVLVYGLNALGVKGKHNFKDRTIIYGTSLMITTAFILPLKHTVKEERPDFSNNLSFPSGHTAMAFASAQFMFREYKDTNFLLGISGYSLAVFTGIYRMLNNKHWLGDVVGGAGFGILSTELAYWLYPKINNLLGGKKEKSQTMIMPYYQKGNAGIGFVKNF
- a CDS encoding sensor histidine kinase; this translates as MKPLLSKATKPFIIYVLIVLTISIPIYYLVINTVWENELDEHNRTVAEKTAYEFNLLKLSDTELYENIRLWNRIQPETNIESIPVGISHKDLYFTIEKHKNFAGKNEIENYRCLKKTVYINNKPFLFTVHTNIEESQETIGVIALTTVFFFLVIASGLLFLNRRLSFIIWKPFRNTLEKLKKFNLNNQNQIEFEKTDTIEFEELHESLNRLIEHNVSVYQAQKEFTENASHELQTPLTIIKHKIDILLQNENLTEEQYLIAEDINKALTRSSRINKNLLLLAKIGNNQFNNSEKIEFDVLVKQSLEIFEEHFDQKNLSVYSSVHPQIKVLGNSVLCEILINNLLINAIRHTLQNGSVSVVLTESFFEISNSGTEKLNTESLFKRFSKSSSHYNGSGLGLAIISEICRFHKWEIGYKFENNHHIFSVKF
- a CDS encoding dicarboxylate/amino acid:cation symporter produces the protein MKAKQIYQQLYFQVIIAIVAGILLGKFYPELGEKMKPLGDGFIKLVKMIIAPVIFITLTLGIAHMTDLKKVGRIAVKAMIYFVTFSTLALIIGLIVGNILQPGHGLNIDPSTLSGDVSQYQQKAHETTLTGFIMNIIPETLFSPLVGDNILQVLLVAILMGVALVLTKEKSQKVTDFLQDLSTPVFKIVHMLMKLAPIGAFGAMAFTIGKYGLHSVLNLIFLVGTFYITSILFVVLVLGSVAWYNGFNIFKLMYYLKEELLLVLGTSSSESALPGIMEKLEKAGCSRAIVGLVVPTGYSFNLDGTNIYMTLASLFIAQALNIHLPIEKQIMLLLVAMLSSKGAAGVTGAGFVTLAATLAVVPEIPIAGMTLILGIDKFMSECRALTNVIGNSVATVVVANWEKQLDKNQLQYCLNHPNEIEKKLEI
- a CDS encoding virginiamycin B lyase family protein; the protein is MKKIFTFLLTSIFGTITFAQITVIQDWAVLTNFYNPIEMTIDTSGNLYTANYGSNTISKIAPNATITQAWATLGSNALPRDIVIDASGNVYTANFGNDTVSKITPAGSVTQAWATLSGNAPIAIALDASNNIYTANTNKTVSKILATGTAITQDWAYLANEAYPKDIIVDNSGNVYTVNQNNTISKITPSGTVTQTWATLASNANPQSIVIDTSGNFYIANLGNSTISKITPAGIVTHAWATLTNNPGPLCLSIDASGNLYTGNNNSTVSKISPAGVVTQVWATLAGGATYPQGIVKNETTGDVYICNYGVSTISKITAALSTGETIAKNKSITVYPNPVTSILHFSTELSEVSLLDISGRKVLNKKEKTEKIFVENLPKGNYLLIGKDKNGKEFSEKFIKE